The genome window GACCGTCACCAACAGCATCGGCATGCAGCTGGTCAAGGTGCCGGGCGGCAGCTTTACCATGGGCAGTGAAGAGTATGGCCCCACCCGCGAGGTGCAGGTGATGCCGTTCTATATCGGCACCCACGAGGTGACCCAGGCCCAGTGGCAGGCGGTGATGGGGTATAACCCCAGCCTGTTCGAGGACCCGCGCCGCCCGGTGGAGAATGTCACCTGGCTGGAGGTGCAGGGTTTTCTCGAAGAGCTGAACCGGCGCGAAGGCACCAACAAATACCGCCTGCCTTCCGAGGCGGAGTGGGAATACGCCGCCCGCGCCGGCAGCGAATCACGTTTTTTCTTCGGCGACGATCCGGGGCAACTGCGCCGCTATGCCTGGTTTGGTGTCGACAGCCGCAGCGGTACCGCGCCGGTGGGGCAGCGCCTGCCCAATCGCTGGGGGCTGTACGACGTCTACGGCAATGTCTGGGAATGGGTGCAGGACTGTTGGCACGACGACTACAGCGGCGCGCCCGACGACAGCCGCGTCTGGGGTGGCGGTGATTGCTCACAGCGCGTGGTGCGCGGCGGCGGCTGGGCCAACCGGGCCGGTTATCTGAGTTCGGCGCTGCGCGGCACCTACGAGGCCAAGTTCGAGGATGCCAGTAACGGCTTTCGGGTAGTGATGACGCCTTGAGGGGGTTATGAAACGGCGCAACAGGCGGTGGCGATTGTGCGCGGCCTGTTTGTCTATGACCAATATGTCAATCTGCTTTCAGAAGGTGCCGAGCCCCTGCGCTGAGAAGGGGAATCCGCCGGCCGTCCGGTCCGGGACAAGCGCCCCGTTTAATGTATAATCGTCGGTCTTTTTGGGTCCGGCAGAATAATAATTAAGGTTCATGCTCAATATCGCCAATCTGGAATGCGTGCGCGGGGACAGGCAGCTCTTTTCCGACCTCTCCTTCGCCATGGACGGGGGCAGTCTGCTGCACGTGCACGGCGCCAATGGCAGCGGCAAGACCACCCTGCTGCGTGCCATCGCCGGCTTGGTGTTGCCGGAGGCCGGCGCGATCCAATGGAACGGGGTTTCCACCCGCAAGCTGGGCGAGGACTTCAACCGCGAGCTGCTCTACCTGGGTCATCACGACGGTCTCAAATTCGAGCTCACCGGTTATGAGAATCTGAATATTTTTGCCAGATTGAGCGGTTTCAATATCAGTGCGCGCCAGGTGGAGGTGGCCCTGAAACGCATGGGATTGGCGCGCTGCGTGGAACTTCCGGTGAAAGTGCTGTCTCAAGGACAGAAGAAGCGGGTGGCCTTGGCGCGCCTGTTGTTGCAGCCCGCCAGGCTCTGGATCCTGGACGAGCCCTTTGTGGCCCTGGACGTGGCGGCGGTGAGCCTGTTGCTGGAATTGATCCAGCAGCATGTGGCCGACGGCGGCATGGTGATCCTGACCACGCATCAGGCGGTGGATGTGGACGTGGGCCAATTGCAGCACCTGCATTTGGGCGAGCACTGAGCGATGTTCGCCGCGCTGAAGTGTATTATCGGCCGCGACCTGACCCTGGCCATGCGCCATCGCTCCGATGTCTTGACGACGGTGTTCTTTTTCATCATCGTCGTCTCCCTGTTTCCGCTGGGGGTGGGGCCGGAGGCCGAGTTGTTGCGCGCCATGGCCGGGGGGGTGGTGTGGGTGGCGGCGCTGCTGGCCTCCATGCTGTCGTTGACGCGCCTGTTCGCGGACGACTATAACGACGGCACCTTGGAGCAGTTATTGCTGGTGCCCCAGCCCTTGTCGCTGTTGGTGCTGGGTAAGATCGTGGCCCACTGGATTATCTCGGGCCTGCCGCTGGTGTTGATGGCGCCCTTGCTGGGACTGCAGTTCGGCCTTGGCGGTGACGCCCTGCTGATGCTGGTGCTGACCCTGCTGCTGGGCACGCCGGTGCTGAGCCTGATCGGCTCAATCGGCGCGGCCCTGACCCTGGGTCTGCGTGGCGGCGGGGTGTTGGTGTCGCTGTTGGTGTTGCCGTTGTACATTCCGGTGCTGATCTTCGGCGCCGGGGCGGTGGAGGCCAGCGGCGCCGGTCTGGGTGCGGAGGGGCACCTGTCGTTGCTGGGGGCGATACTGATCCTGGCCCTGTTGCTGACACCCTGGGCCTCGGCGGCGGCACTCAGGATCTCGATAGAGTAATTAAAAGACATAACAAGAAGTATGGCGATTAACTGGTTTAAATATTCGGCACCGTCCAGCTTTTACCCCTTGGCGGGCAAGCTCGCCAAGGGCTTTGCCGTGGTCTCGGTCATTCTGTTGGTGATCGGTT of Candidatus Tenderia electrophaga contains these proteins:
- a CDS encoding heme ABC transporter permease, with protein sequence MFAALKCIIGRDLTLAMRHRSDVLTTVFFFIIVVSLFPLGVGPEAELLRAMAGGVVWVAALLASMLSLTRLFADDYNDGTLEQLLLVPQPLSLLVLGKIVAHWIISGLPLVLMAPLLGLQFGLGGDALLMLVLTLLLGTPVLSLIGSIGAALTLGLRGGGVLVSLLVLPLYIPVLIFGAGAVEASGAGLGAEGHLSLLGAILILALLLTPWASAAALRISIE
- a CDS encoding heme ABC transporter ATP-binding protein, whose protein sequence is MLNIANLECVRGDRQLFSDLSFAMDGGSLLHVHGANGSGKTTLLRAIAGLVLPEAGAIQWNGVSTRKLGEDFNRELLYLGHHDGLKFELTGYENLNIFARLSGFNISARQVEVALKRMGLARCVELPVKVLSQGQKKRVALARLLLQPARLWILDEPFVALDVAAVSLLLELIQQHVADGGMVILTTHQAVDVDVGQLQHLHLGEH